The proteins below are encoded in one region of Phaseolus vulgaris cultivar G19833 chromosome 1, P. vulgaris v2.0, whole genome shotgun sequence:
- the LOC137813655 gene encoding uncharacterized protein, which translates to MNPITLLLLLPLFTQFLEVEPAKPKLPGKTRFPISQISVMGFVYCDFCSNNSFSRHSYFLPGAEVKVDCMFKALSEKTVEQISLSVNRTTNKYGMYKLEIPSVDGVKCAEDSAVVSSCQASLVGSSSSACNVPGYKTTSNVIAIKARKANLCIYSFYALTFRPSKRDITLCGN; encoded by the exons ATGAATCCCATAACCCTCTTGCTCCTTTTGCCCTTGTTTACTCAGTTTTTGGAAGTTGAGCCTGCAAAACCCAAGCTTCCAGGGAAAACCAGGTTCCCAATCTCACAAATCAGTGTGATGGGCTTTGTTTATTGTGATTTCTGCTCCAATAACAGCTTTTCCAGACACAGCTACTTCTTGCCAG GTGCTGAGGTAAAAGTAGACTGCATGTTCAAAGCACTCTCAGAGAAAACTGTTGAACAGATTTCACTTTCAGTGAACAGAACTACCAACAAGTATGGGATGTACAAGCTGGAAATCCCTTCAGTGGATGGTGTGAAATGTGCAGAAGATTCTGCAGTTGTGTCCTCATGCCAAGCAAGCTTAGTAGGTAGTTCATCCTCTGCTTGCAATGTTCCTGGCTACAAAACCACTTCTAATGTGATAGCAATCAAAGCAAGAAAAGCCAACCTCTGCATATACAGCTTCTATGCTTTGACTTTCAGACCATCCAAGAGGGACATCACCTTGTGTGGTAATTAA
- the LOC137815564 gene encoding uncharacterized protein gives MFGCLDVWLRDSKFKEFVSSSWYSYEVMGDGIFIFKENLKRLKAYLKIWNKEVFGYLNLASKEAQKKIDALNERDEGCGLTGYEREERKVLLAELNKAKFKQEAVMFQKTRQSWIKQGDLNTRFFHSSVKWRRARNQLHGLHVNGKWCEDKEVIKDKIQSFFEDRFARNDACQVRLDNVNFCSISGTDNDMLIADFYEEEIRTAVWRCDSCKSPDPDNFNFGFIKFYWDIVKNDVVAAVKNFAVNGHWPKGTNASFLCLIPKIENP, from the coding sequence ATGTTTGGATGTTTGGATGTTTGGCTTAGAGATAGCAAGTTTAAGGAGTTTGTGAGCTCGAGTTGGTACTCCTACGAGGTTATGGGAGAcgggatttttatttttaaagaaaacttgAAAAGGCTGAAAGCTTACCTAAAAATTTGGAATAAAGAAGTCTTTGGATATTTGAATCTTGCTAGTAAGGAGGCACAAAAGAAGATCGATGCTCTGAACGAGCGCGATGAGGGTTGTGGACTGACTGGGTAtgaaagggaagaaagaaaggttCTCCTTGCTGAACTTAATAAAGCCAAGTTTAAGCAGGAGGCGGTCATGTTTCAAAAAACACGACAAAGCTGGATAAAACAAGGGGATTTGAATACAAGGTTTTTCCACTCGTCAGTTAAGTGGAGAAGGGCAAGGAATCAGTTGCATGGGCTTCACGTGAACGGTAAATGGTGCGAGGATAAAGAGGTGATCAAAGACAAGATCCAGTCTTTTTTCGAAGATAGGTTTGCTAGGAACGATGCTTGTCAGGTTCGTTTGGATAATGTTAATTTTTGCTCTATATCCGGAACTGATAATGATATGTTGATAGCCGACTTCTATGAAGAAGAGATTAGGACTGCGGTTTGGAGATGTGACAGTTGCAAGAGTCCTGACCCTGACAATTTCAATTTTGGTTTTATAAAATTCTACTGGGATATTGTTAAAAACGACGTGGTGGCGGCTGTAAAAAACTTTGCGGTTAACGGTCACTGGCCCAAAGGCACTAACGCTTCGTTCCTTTGTCTTATACCAAAAATCGAGAACCCCTAG
- the LOC137815562 gene encoding uncharacterized protein: protein MAEDLPSIITKAVESSSKKLQDDISVLQEENRLIRIEAEKLSCNLMMAEIEHSRVEDAMSTELRVACKEATDLRQKLHLLAQEKIELEIKLVPYRLKVTDLEASIKADAAKVENLEKRSVDREVLLGKVEKERKEAVAELAEAREENAKIAAELAQAREENKKVAEDLAQTRGETEELKKRADKLKQQTEGLKQQNEELELSSAQVLAAGFDAALEQFACQYPELDLSMISICNEVVDGKIVPSED, encoded by the coding sequence atggcagaggacctcccctccatcataacaaaagctgtggagagctccagcaAAAAACTTCAGGACGatatctccgtgctccaagaggagaatcgcttgataaggatcgaggcggagaagctgtcttgcaacctgatgatggcggaaatcgaacactcgagggtggaggacgccatgagcaccgagctgagGGTTGCGTgtaaggaggccaccgatctgcgccagaagttgcacctcctagctcaagagaaaattgagctagAGATCAAGCTGGTtccctaccgtctcaaggtgactgacctggaggcatcaatcaaagcggatgcagccaaggtagagaaccttgagaagaggtcagtcgatcgggaggttctcttaggaaaagttgaaaaggaGAGGAAAGAGGCCGTGGCTGAGCTCGCCGAAGCCAGAGAGGAGAATGCAAAGatcgctgcagagctggcccaggcacgggaggaaaacaagaaggttgctgaagacctcgcTCAGACTCGCggggaaactgaagaactgaagaagcgAGCTGACAAGCTGAAGcagcaaaccgaggggctcaagcaacaaaacgaagagcttgagctgagctccgcccaagtcctcgccgctgggtttgacgccgccctggagcaatttgcctgccaataccccgagctcgacctctccatgatATCAATATGCAACGAAGtagtggatgggaagatcgttccctCTGAAGATTag